GAGGGGCTGATACACCTCAGGGATCCGCACGCCGGTCCACCGCGCGGTCAGGCTCCGCTTGGCGCCCGCGATCCGTCGCAGCAGCAACACGGTCTCAGGGAGCAACCAGGCGCCGACCACCGTCACCGTGCCGGTCGCGGTGATCAACAGCACGGCGACGAAGATCCACATCCCGAACGCCATCGCCGCGGCCGCAGCGAGGTGAACCGTGGCCCCCACCGCGCGCCGCACTGTCTTCCACATGCGGCAACGCTAGATGACCCCCCACCCCGGAAGACGTGCAGCCTGCTCCCCTTTCGCGGGTGTAGCGGGCTACACCAGAGGTCGGGAGTCCGCTCCCTCGTGGCGGCACAGGGGCGACGGGATCGTAATCGGCAGAGACCAGGAGCTCCGCGCTCCCCGCATCGAAGGAAACCCCATGAAGTCGAAGTCCGCGTTCGTCACCGTGAAGTCTTTCGTAGCCGATCTGCTGCTCTGGTCGTCCTTTGCGGCCGGTCTGGCCGTCGGCAAGGGAGCCGGTGCCGTCCTCGGCGGAACGGAGAAGAACGTGGCGACGTTCGCCGGTATCGCCGTCTCGCTGGTGACAGGGTCACGGATCGCGAAGAAGCCCAGGACCAAGGCGTTCCTGTCGACACGGCCGGTGCTGTGGTTCCTGTTCCTCTTCAACGGCGGCGTAGCCGCGGTCACCTGCTTCACCCTGGACGGCGCGGAGGGCCTCGCGACCGCCGCTGCCATGGGCCTGGTCTCGCTGGGCGCGGCCGGCGGCCTCGTGGCAGGCCGCCGGGGCACTGCGAGCCAGGGCGAGGAGGCTTCGCCCGATACGTCGGTCACCGGCTGGTAGAGATCAAAGCCGGGCCCCGGGCTTCGGTATCGCTCGGAATCCGGCCACGGGCCCCGGTGGGCGTGTCCTGAGGGTTGTCCACCACCCGGTCGCCCACCTTCAGGCCCGAGACCTCGGAGCTGACCTCGACCATCTCGCCGGCCGGCTCATGGCCGGGGGAGACGGGCACCATGTCGCCATCCAGGTGGGCGTGAGCCGGCATGCCGTCCATGTGCAGGAAGGCGACATCGGCGCCGCAGATGCCGCAGGCACGGATGCGTACGAGCACGTCCCTGGGGCCGGGCACGGGGCACTCGACCTCCACCACCTCGACCTTGTTCACACCGGCGGTCCGCACGGTCTTCATCGGGGGAGTGGACTCCCGGACCGATGGTGTAGCCGACTACACCATCAGCCCCAGTTCGCCCGTAGCCCCCTCGCTTTAAGTCAGTCTCCTGGCTTAAGAGCCGCCTTGTCGCCTCGGGATCGCCGGTTCCGCCGGCGGAATGGCCGTAGCTGCGGGGACGTGTCCCGTGGCGCGCGTGACGCTGCTCAGTGGCGCCCTGCAGTATTGCGCGCGCCGCCGCCCGCCGCGGTGCGGTCACTCCGGTGTGGAGCCCCTCCGCCAGAGCGCCGTCGTGACTGGCCTCGGCGAGCAGTCCGGCCACGATCCGGCCAAGCAGCGGATTGGCGAGTTGGCTGCGGAAGGTGGCGAGCAGCTCGCGCTGGTCGTGTACAGGGTGCCCGTGGCCAACGGGGGCGGGAGTGCGTCGGTGACCTTGCCGCGGATCAACCCGGTGACCATCGCCTGCTTCGAGAGCCAGTGCCGGTAGAGCGCGGCCTTGCCCACGCGGCACGCCGGGCCACCGACTCCATCGGCGTCCGCGCGTACCCGGCCTCGGCGAGTGCGGCGGAGGCTAGCTTTGAGTGTGGCGGAGCGCTGCGTTCCGTTCCATTTATGGAAGGGGCCGACGATGAAATTCCTCTACGACGACGAGTCCTTCTCCTTCGAGGCACTGCGTGCGGTGGGCTATGCCGCCTATGGCGGCGCCGACCTCGGCGAGGTCCTGGTCACCTGCCGGCAGATCCCGGAGGGAGACGAGGAGGCCTGGTCGGCCCAGTGGGCCGCGACGGCGGCGCGCATCGAGCGCATCGGCCGGGACGCGCTGGCGGCCGGTCACCGGGTCAGCGCCCGGGAGGCGCTGCTGCGCGCGTCCAACTACTACCGGACCGCCGACTTCTACCGCCGCGAGGATCCCGCCGCTGACGCCGAGTCGGCACGGCTCGCCAAGGCCTCCCAGCAGACGTTCGCCGACGCGGCCGCCCTGCTCGACACTCCGGCCCGCGCCCTGCGCATCCCGTACGAGGACACCACGCTGCCCGGCTACCTGTTCCTCGCCGACGATTCGGGCACCCCGCGCCCGACCCTGCTCTACCACGGCGGCTACGACTCCACCCTCGAGGAGAACTACTTCGCGCTGGCCGCGGGCGCGCTGCGGCGCGGCTACAACGTCATCGCGTTCGACGGCCCCGGCCAGGGCAGCACCGTCCGCGACCAGGGCCTGCACTTCCGGCCGGACTGGGAGGCCGTGGTCACCCCTGCCGTCGACTTCGCGCTCACCGTGCCCGAGGTGGACGCCGGACAACTCGTGCTTGTCGGCACGAGCCTTGGCGGCTACCTCGCCGCGAGGGCGGCCGCCTTCGAGCACCGCCTCGCCGCGTGCGTGCTGCACGACGGCGTCGACGACTTCCACGAAGTCGCCGCCGCAACCGCCGACCGCGCCGCTTCGACACCTGGCGGCATGGAGGCGCTGATGGCACAGAACACCATGGTGCGATGGGTGGTGCGCAACGGCCGGTGGACCTTCGGCGTGTCCGACTTCGACGAACTGGTCAAGGCAACCGAGGCGTACACCCTGGCGGGTATCGCCGACCGCATCACCTGCCCGACACTCGTACTCGACGCCGAGAACGACCAGTTCTTCAAGGGGCAGCCGAAGCGTCTGATCGGCGAGCTGACCTGCCAGAAGGAACTGATCCTCTTCCGAGAGGACGAAGGCGCGGGCGAGCACTGCCACGAGGGCGCGCTCTCCTTGTTCCACCAGCGCACCTTCGACTGGCTCGACACCGTGCTCGCCGGCTGACCCTGCAGGTCGGTGGTTTCATTCCCGGGAGAGGCTCGGCCGGAGAGGCGACGACCTCCGGGCGCCGGGACACGTTTGCCCACCGATGCGCGTGGCACGCGCGTCCATGGTGGTACCACCAGCCTGGGAGTCGGCTCTGGGACGGCCGCGGCGGATGTGCTCAGCCGTTGGCGCGGACGAAGACGGGCTTGAGGTGTTTCTCGGGCAAGGCGTCGGGGAGTTGCTCCCAGTCGAGGACGTGGGAGACCACACGGGCGGGGTCGACGCGGCCGGAGCGTGCCAGGTCGAGGGCATCGGAGATATGGCCCCGGACGTTGTCCCGGGCGATGCGCAGCGTGACACCGGTGAGGTACATGTCGAGCAGCGGCAGCTCGCCGGGGCGGAAGTGGTTGCGCGCCGACTCGCAGATGCCTTCCGGCACAAGTGACTTGAGGGCCAGGGCGAGCTGGTCGACGCGGCCGGTGGCCTCGACGGCGATGTCGAATCCGTGCCGGACGGGCTCCAGCGTCTCGGCGGTGGTGGCGCCGTAACCGCGGGCGATCGCGCGGTGCTCCGGGGCGGGGTCGACGTACAGGACCTCGGACGCACCGAGGGCGCGGGCGATATCGCACACGTACAACCCGATGCTGCCGCGTGCGACGACCAGGACACGGGCCCCGGCCTGGCCTTCAGGTGCGGGGCGACCAGACGCCAGGACAGGGACCAGTTGTCACTGGCCGAGGCCATGACGACCGGGTCGAGGCCGGCCGGCAGGGGGACAAGCATGGCGTCTGCCCAGGGGACGCGGACCAGGTCGGAGAAAAGCCCGCCCCAGCTGCCGCCGATGGGTGCGCCGTACATGGCCATGTGCGGTACGGCCGTGCAGTGCGCGGTCAGTTGGGCACGGCAGTTCTCGCAGGTGCCGCAGTTGATGGACCAGGGCACGACGACCAGGTCGCCGGGTGCCACGGCGGTGACGGCGTCGCCGGTCTCCACGACCCGGGCCACGCACTCGTGGCCGAGCGCGAACGGTGGGTCGACGAAGCCGTGTCCGGCCAGGATCGCGGTGTCGACGTCACAGGAAGTGGCGGCGACCGGGGCGACGATCGCTTCCTGGTCGGACCGAAGCCTGGGGTCGGGTGCCTCGCGCCATTCGACGGTGTTGCGGGCGACGTGGGTCAGTTCACGCATCGGTCCGCTGTCCCTTCCGCTCCTTCGCGAGCGCGACCAGGTCGGCGTGACGGATGACCGAGCCGTCGGCTCCCCAGGTGCCGTCGGGCTGCTCATGGACCAGCACCCACACCCGCAGGGCGGCGTCCACCGGGAGGCCGGCGGCGTCGAGGACGGCCTTGGTGACGTCCCCGACCAGACCGGCTTTGCGGCGCTCGGAGAGCGCGCCCCGGGGCACCGTCACCTCCACGAGGAAGCGGGACGCGTCGTCCTCCGCCGTGGTCTGTGCCCCATCTGGCAGCTCGACGAGATAGCTCCAGGCCTGTGCGCGGAAGAACGCGGTGTCGGGCGCTCCTCCCCAGCGCAGCAGTACGGCGGCCAGGTCGCGCTGGACGCTCTCGCGGCCCTCGTCGGTCAGGGCGCCGGACGGGACGGTGAGCCGGATCATCGGCATGGCGGAGTCTCCCCTCGTGCTCTGCGCACGCTCGCGGTCAGGGTGGGCACGTCTATAACAGTCGTTATAACCGGGGGGCACGCTAGACTATGACGAGCGTTATAGCCAGAGGGGAACACGGACGTGGCCAAGCCCGGCGCGACATCGCGCGAGCGCATCCTGGTCGGTGCCGCCGACATGATCAGCAGGCGCGGCCTGAACGCGACCAGCATCCGGGAGCTGGCCAAGCACGCCGAGGCGCCGCTCGGCTCGACCTACCACTTCTTCCCCGAGGGCAAGCAGCAGTTGGCCACCGAGGCGGTGCGGTACGCCGGAGGGGCGGTCGCCCGCATCCTGCGCACGGAACTGGATGCGGGCCCGGTCGCCGGACTGCGCGCCTTCCTGGCCCTGTGGCGCGGCATCGTCGTCGACAGCGACTTCCGGGCCGGCTGTCCCGTCCTGGCCGTCTCCGTCGAGGAGCCTCCCTCCGACGAGATCCCGCCGGCCCTGGTCGCCGCCGCCGAGGCGTTCGAGGGCTGGGAGCGGCTGCTGGCCGATGCGCTGACGGCGCACGGCGCCGATCCCGACCGGGCGCCCGGACTCGCGGCCCTCGTCGTGGCCTCGGTCGAGGGCGCCATCGCCATGTGCCGCGCCAAGCGCAACATGGAGCCGTTGGACCAGGTCGCACAGCAACTCGAAACGCTGATCGTCGGCGCCCTGGGTCACCCGGCCTGACGGCCCGGGCCGCGCCTCGGCCAGCGCGGCCACGTTGCCGTGGTCGACCTGCGGAGGTGTCGGCGTGTCGTGTGTCCGGTACATCGCTTGTACGTCCAGTTCGAGCTGGACCGTCGGGCCTACTACCGCGATCCCGCGGGCCGGCATCAGGAAACCCCGGAGCGCCCACTTGCTGCCGCCCCGGTAGCCGAAGCGCGTGCTCGCGAAGTCGATGTACGGGAAGCGTTCGACGTTAAGGAACCCGGCCGGCCGCCGTCGAAGCGCTCGAAGCGGCCGTGGACATGGGCAATGCCGACGTGCTTGGCGATGAAGCGGGTGGCCGTGTGCGGCGGGTCGAAGAGCCAGGTGCCGGGCTGCGGTAGCTGCACGGCTTGCGCGGGCGGCAGCCGGACGCGTTCGGTGGGAGCGGCCGTACCCGCGACGATCCCGACCGTCTCGCGGCGCGGCTGCAGCCCTTCCGTGGCGATCGGCAGGCTGTACTGGCCGGGTGGCAGCGCCGCGAGGAAGTAGCCGTACGGGTCGGTGGCGCCGCGGGCCACGACGCGGTGCGTGTCCAGCGCGGTGACCGTGACGTCCGCGGCCGCCATGGACGAGCCCATCGCGTCGACGACCTCGCGGCCCACCGCGCCCGCGCCGGGCGGGAGGGGGAGCGAAAGGCCCGCAGCCTCGGCCGCGGCGCCCTTGCATCGCCGGCGCCGGAGCAATGCGAGCGCCGTGGTGTTCACCTTTCTTCACGGTCGGCGCAACCGACGCGCCCCCATGCGCCACGCGGGCGAACAGCGGGCGAGAGCATGCCGAAACGGCCGGGCCTGCGTGCGGTCACACCCTGTTCGATCTTGTGGCAGACGCCCCGGGCGCGGATGTCTCAATCCGAGACAGTCGCTCCTGGCCAGAGGGGCCAAAGGGGCCAGAGGGGCCAGAGGGGCCAGAGGTCAGGGCGAGACGGTCGGCTCCCGCCCCTCGTACGCCGCCCAGAGCACCGCGAGGACACCCTCGGCCGTCACCGGGCGTGGATTGGCGTACGGCTCTCCTGTCACCTGCTCCGCCGCCAGCGTCAAGTCGCCTTCCTTCAGGCCGAGTTCGGCGAGCGAACGCGGTGCGCCCAGGTGAACCGACAGATCCCGCAGGGCGCGCGGGGCGTCCTCCGTGTCCAGTGCCCGGTGCAGGGCGGCCAGCGCCTGGGGCACCGCGGGCGCGTTGTACGCGAGGGCGTAGGGAAGCACGACCGTGTGCGTCTCCGCGTGCGGCAGTCCGAACGTGCCGCCGAGCACATGGCACACCTTGTGATGCAGGCCCATGGTCGTCGCCCCGAGGCATGTTCCGCACAGCCACGCCCCGTACAGGGCCCGGCCGCGCGTGTCGAGGTCGTCTGGCTCGGCGGCCAGCCGTGGCAGCGCCCCCGCCATCGCACGCACGCCCTCCTCGGCCATGAGTGAGACCAGCGGCGAGGTGTCCGGGGCGTACAGCGCCTCTACGGCGTGCGCCAGCGCGTTGATGCCGCTGGTCACGGAGAGCGACACCGGGAGGGTGAGGGTGAGTTCGGCGTCGTAGACGACGCTGCGGGGCTGGACCACCGGGTCGCGTCCGGTGCGCTTGACCGCGTGTTCCGTCAGGCCCCAGAGCGGGGTCATCTCCGAACCCGCGTAGGTGGTCGGCACGGCGATCAGCGGCAGGCCCGTGCGCAGGGCGATCGCCTTGCCGAGGCCGATCGCCGAGCCGCCGCCGACCGCGACGCATCCGTCGGCCCCGGCCGCCCGCGCCACCGCGACAGCCCGGTCCGCGACCTCGACGGGAACATGCATCAGGGCCTCGGCGTGCAGTCCCACGCAGGCGTCGCCCAGCGCGTCCTCCACCGCCCGGGCGGTGGCCTCGCCCCGGCTGCCGCAGACCACCAACAGCCGCCGCAATCCGAGGCGTTGAGCCTCATCCGGGGTCGCGGTCACGGACGCGCCGGGCCGGAAGACGACCCGCACGGGCCGGGTCTCGTACGTGAAGTCGGCGGAGAATGTCATGACGCGAGCTCCAGGACGAGGTCGAAGCGCGCATGCCGGAAGGGGTTCGCGATGCCGAACTCCTGGGCCAGCGCCGGGTCGTCGGTCTCCGTGAACTCCTGCACCAGGCTCTGCTTCACCGCGAACACGGCATCGGAGTCCAGGTAGTCGCTGCCGGCCACGAAGATGTGTGTGGTGACGGGGGTGTGGCCGTCGGCTGTGGCGATGAAGTGGATGTGCGCGGGGCGGTAGGGGTGCCGGCCGGTGGCGCGCAGCAGTGCGCCGACCGGGCCGTCGGTGGGAATCGGGTACGGGGCCGGTACGCAGGTGCGGAACCAGAAGCGGCCTTCGGCGTCGGCGGTGAACAGCCCGCGGCCGTTGCCCGCGGGCTGGAGGTCCGGCTGCTGAACGTCGTAGTAGCCCTCGGCGTCCGCCTGCCAGACGTCCAGGACCGCGCCTGCCAGCGGCGTACCGTCCCGGGACAGCACCCGGCCGCTGACCAGGCACGGCTCGCCGCCGCCCACCAGGTCGATGTCGTCGCCGAGCCGGCGTGCGGGGGACTCGGTCAGGTGGAAGGGGCCGAGGACGGTCGACTCGGTGGCGCCGGGGGCGCGGTCGCCGTTCATGGTCTCGACGAGCATGGACAGACCGAGGACGTCCGACAGCAGGATGAACTCCTGCCGGGTGTCCGTACAGGTCTGCCCGGTCGCCGTCAGGAATCCGATGGCCTTCTCCCACTCCTCCTGGGTGAGCCGGGTCTCGCGCACGAAGTCATGCAGATGGCGGATCAGTCCGCCGAGCAACTCGCGCAGCCGGGGATCGGCTGTCGCGCGCAGACTGGCGACGGCCTCCTCGGTGACAGCCGCTCCCGTCCCGGTGGTCCCCATGGTCCCGATGGCATCGGTGGTCATGCCCACTCCTCGTCGTCTACGGCGTCCGTGTCCCGCTGTCCACTGCGATCCGCTACTTCCATGCTCCCGCGCTCAGGCGTGATGTCCGAGGATCCGCCGCAGCGCGTCCCTCGGCAGTTCCGCGGCGTCGGGTGCCGCCGATGTGTGCCGGAAAGCGACGAAGTCGTCGGGCCGCACCGGCAGGGCACCAGCGTCGGACGCCTCGCTCAGCCGCGCCCAGTCGCCGTACGGGTCCTCGTACAGTGGGAAACGGGTCTGCACCCGACGGCGTCGCAGCCGCCTCGCTGCCCAGCGAGTGAAGGACAGCGGGTTAGGGTGACGAAGCGATCAATTCGCTGTGAACATGGACAGAGGTGGTGGAGGGCGCAAGGTGACGGTGGAGGCACGGCTCATCGCCGGTCGGTACCGGCTCATGGAGCAGATCGGCCGCGGCGGCATGGGCACCGTATGGCGGGCCACGGACGAGATGCTCGGCCGCGAGGTCGCGCTCAAGCGGCTGCACGTACAGCCCCACCTGTCCGCCGGCGAAGTCACCACGCTGTACGAGCGCACCCGGCGTGAGGCGCGCAGCGCCGCCCGTATCACCCACCCCAACGTGATCGTCGTCCACGACGTCGTGGAGGACGACGGGCGCCCCTGCATCGTCATGGAGTACGTCCCCGGCTATACGCTCGGTGACCTCCTCAAGGGTGGCGCAACCCTCCTGCCCGCGGAGGCCGCCCGTATCGGCCTCAGCATGATCGCCGCCCTGCGGGCCGCACACTCCGCCGGAGTGCTGCACCGCGACGTCAAGCCCGGCAACGTGCTGCTCGGCGCCGAGGATCGGGTGGTCCTCACCGACTTCGGCATCGCCATGACGACCGGAGCGTCGACGCTGACCCAGACCGGCGAGATGGTCGGCTCCATCGACTACATGGCCCCGGAACGGATCCGCGGGCAGCAGCCCGGACCGGCGTGCGACCTGTGGGCACTGGGCGCGACGCTCTTCCAGGCCACGGAGGGCCGGCCACCGTTCCGCCGGGACACGGCGATGGAGACCGCCTACGCCATCGCCGTGGACCCGCTGCAACCCCCGGCACAGGCCGGGCCGCTGGCGCCCCTGATCGAGGCTCTGCTCTCCAAGAACCCCGACGAGCGACCGTCCGCGGAACAGACGCAACGCGCTCTGGAGGCGGCACGAGTTGCCGAAACGACAGTCGTGGCATCTTCGTCGTACCCGACGGGAGGCGACGGCCGGCGCGGAGGCGGACCGGCGTCCGCAGGCGAAGCCGACGGTGCGCCCACGCAGGAGCCGGAACCTCTCGCGGCCACCCGGGCCGTCAGCCGTAACCGCAGGAAGCGGCGGCGGAAGCGCACAGCCGCCGTCGCGGCGACGGCGGCCCTCGCGGTAGCCGCAGGCGCGGCGTTCTACGCGGTACGGCAGCACAACCAGGACACACCCGGTCCCAACCGGGTCCACCAGGCCGCAACACCGTTCCCCGCGACCTCCGCCCTGCCCAAGGGCTACCGTCTGGTCCATGACGCGCGGCTCGGCGTCTCCTTCCCCGTGCCGGACGATTGGAAGGTCAGCAAGCAGGCCGCCGACCAAGTCATCTACGCAGACCCGTCCGGCCTGGCTGGCGTCACGATCGGGACCGTTGCCCCCGCCGGGCACAACCCCTCAGCCCACTTCGCCGACATCGAGGCCAACACCAAGGCCAACTACGCCACTTACCGCCGACTGCGCATGCAGCAGACGACGTTCCGTGGGCAGCCCGCGGCCGTATGGGAGTTCACCTTCAAGGGACGTGTGCGCTCTTTCCGGGCGATCGACCTCGGCTACGGCCGGGAGGGCGGCCGGGAATACGACATCTACCTGTCGGCTCCCGAGGAGCAGTGGGACACCTACCGCCCTGTCTTCGACCAGGTCACCCAAGGCTTCACGGCAAACACCTCCTGACCCGCGCAGGACCTCGGCCTCACCGGCCGTCAGCCGGGACGCGTCGCCATGCACTGTGGCGCACGTCGATCGGCGGCAACCAACTCGAGTCGACCGGCAACTGCATGGCAACGACGAGTTGGAGGCAGACATGTCCGTACGCAGGTGTCAGACCGTACGCCGTAGCGTCATCGCCGCAGCCGCTGTCGCTGTGCTCTCCCCAGGGTCCTGGGCCGGTCAGACCCCGGGCGCCGGGGCGACGGTGGCGTTCGACGGCGCGGTGGGCTACGGCGCGGGAGCCACCGGGGGCGCGGGCCGCAGACCCAGACCGGTCTGGACAACGACGGCTACGGCACGATCACCGCGTAGGCCCGGTCCACTTAGGACAGCAAGTCCCGCCGTCCGGTAGGACATCAGGGTGGATCTTCGGTATCGGCACGGTGCGGGTACCTACGGTGCCGTGCCCGGCCGTCATGCTCCTCGCGGGAGCGGCTGAAGCCGGTCCCGCACGAAAGGATGATCATGCCGCGAACCGCTAGAGCCATCATGACCGCCGTCCTGGGCGGCCTGCTGCTGACCACCGGCACCGCCCAGGCAACTCCCGCTCACAAGCCCGATCCTGACCAGTGCACCACGCCGATCTACGTCGGCGACATCCAGCTCCTGGAGACACGGCCCCGGCCCCCGGAGGGGTGCAAGGCCCGCGAGACCCCTGCGTACAGTCCTCAGACCCAGCGCCGGCTCCTGGGGTGGCCGACGTGGCTGCACGGTGAAGATCGGAGTTAGTGCAGCCGGCCTCGACGAGCCACCTGGCGTGCGCGCCGCAGGTCGGCCAAGGGGCCCCGCCCGGGCGGTGAGCGCCGGCCGGTGGTGGTCACCGTCCCGCCCGGAGTGCCGGTCTGGACAGGGCCGCGGTCATACGACGCGGCCAAGCCCAGCCGTGGGCGAGGTCTCGACTGTCGCGGCAGTTCGGCCGTGACGACGTAGTAGTCGAGGATGTGCTGCTCGTAGGCTCGCAGGAAGTTCCGTGGCCAGGTTCCCGGTCCACCAGCGGCTGAGCCACAGATCCCACCCCGGCCACACATGCGCGCCGATCGATTCGGCGCGCACGGCTG
The genomic region above belongs to Streptomyces sp. CG1 and contains:
- a CDS encoding alcohol dehydrogenase catalytic domain-containing protein translates to MKTVRTAGVNKVEVVEVECPVPGPRDVLVRIRACGICGADVAFLHMDGMPAHAHLDGDMVPVSPGHEPAGEMVEVSSEVSGLKVGDRVVDNPQDTPTGARGRIPSDTEARGPALISTSR
- a CDS encoding alpha/beta hydrolase family protein; amino-acid sequence: MKFLYDDESFSFEALRAVGYAAYGGADLGEVLVTCRQIPEGDEEAWSAQWAATAARIERIGRDALAAGHRVSAREALLRASNYYRTADFYRREDPAADAESARLAKASQQTFADAAALLDTPARALRIPYEDTTLPGYLFLADDSGTPRPTLLYHGGYDSTLEENYFALAAGALRRGYNVIAFDGPGQGSTVRDQGLHFRPDWEAVVTPAVDFALTVPEVDAGQLVLVGTSLGGYLAARAAAFEHRLAACVLHDGVDDFHEVAAATADRAASTPGGMEALMAQNTMVRWVVRNGRWTFGVSDFDELVKATEAYTLAGIADRITCPTLVLDAENDQFFKGQPKRLIGELTCQKELILFREDEGAGEHCHEGALSLFHQRTFDWLDTVLAG
- a CDS encoding 4-oxalocrotonate tautomerase family protein, whose protein sequence is MPMIRLTVPSGALTDEGRESVQRDLAAVLLRWGGAPDTAFFRAQAWSYLVELPDGAQTTAEDDASRFLVEVTVPRGALSERRKAGLVGDVTKAVLDAAGLPVDAALRVWVLVHEQPDGTWGADGSVIRHADLVALAKERKGQRTDA
- a CDS encoding TetR/AcrR family transcriptional regulator — encoded protein: MAKPGATSRERILVGAADMISRRGLNATSIRELAKHAEAPLGSTYHFFPEGKQQLATEAVRYAGGAVARILRTELDAGPVAGLRAFLALWRGIVVDSDFRAGCPVLAVSVEEPPSDEIPPALVAAAEAFEGWERLLADALTAHGADPDRAPGLAALVVASVEGAIAMCRAKRNMEPLDQVAQQLETLIVGALGHPA
- a CDS encoding maleylacetate reductase, with product MTFSADFTYETRPVRVVFRPGASVTATPDEAQRLGLRRLLVVCGSRGEATARAVEDALGDACVGLHAEALMHVPVEVADRAVAVARAAGADGCVAVGGGSAIGLGKAIALRTGLPLIAVPTTYAGSEMTPLWGLTEHAVKRTGRDPVVQPRSVVYDAELTLTLPVSLSVTSGINALAHAVEALYAPDTSPLVSLMAEEGVRAMAGALPRLAAEPDDLDTRGRALYGAWLCGTCLGATTMGLHHKVCHVLGGTFGLPHAETHTVVLPYALAYNAPAVPQALAALHRALDTEDAPRALRDLSVHLGAPRSLAELGLKEGDLTLAAEQVTGEPYANPRPVTAEGVLAVLWAAYEGREPTVSP
- a CDS encoding intradiol ring-cleavage dioxygenase encodes the protein MTTDAIGTMGTTGTGAAVTEEAVASLRATADPRLRELLGGLIRHLHDFVRETRLTQEEWEKAIGFLTATGQTCTDTRQEFILLSDVLGLSMLVETMNGDRAPGATESTVLGPFHLTESPARRLGDDIDLVGGGEPCLVSGRVLSRDGTPLAGAVLDVWQADAEGYYDVQQPDLQPAGNGRGLFTADAEGRFWFRTCVPAPYPIPTDGPVGALLRATGRHPYRPAHIHFIATADGHTPVTTHIFVAGSDYLDSDAVFAVKQSLVQEFTETDDPALAQEFGIANPFRHARFDLVLELAS
- a CDS encoding serine/threonine-protein kinase produces the protein MTVEARLIAGRYRLMEQIGRGGMGTVWRATDEMLGREVALKRLHVQPHLSAGEVTTLYERTRREARSAARITHPNVIVVHDVVEDDGRPCIVMEYVPGYTLGDLLKGGATLLPAEAARIGLSMIAALRAAHSAGVLHRDVKPGNVLLGAEDRVVLTDFGIAMTTGASTLTQTGEMVGSIDYMAPERIRGQQPGPACDLWALGATLFQATEGRPPFRRDTAMETAYAIAVDPLQPPAQAGPLAPLIEALLSKNPDERPSAEQTQRALEAARVAETTVVASSSYPTGGDGRRGGGPASAGEADGAPTQEPEPLAATRAVSRNRRKRRRKRTAAVAATAALAVAAGAAFYAVRQHNQDTPGPNRVHQAATPFPATSALPKGYRLVHDARLGVSFPVPDDWKVSKQAADQVIYADPSGLAGVTIGTVAPAGHNPSAHFADIEANTKANYATYRRLRMQQTTFRGQPAAVWEFTFKGRVRSFRAIDLGYGREGGREYDIYLSAPEEQWDTYRPVFDQVTQGFTANTS